From a single Chiloscyllium punctatum isolate Juve2018m chromosome 29, sChiPun1.3, whole genome shotgun sequence genomic region:
- the LOC140454422 gene encoding NACHT, LRR and PYD domains-containing protein 3-like yields the protein MTDGVNVGQIQCTSMKGRSGQDDDGKGISQLLNSYSDRELNLITRFYCERLEDAILDLVESIALTLTATDSLSNGNYAYIHNLSEHQQRKEAAKHLLNTVSKTNGCRERIFWETLVKMQESKPKLKLILKEIQSRGFDLLYNARMGEMEGELSDHLKGIQDQHKQHLLHQTEHVVKHTIKGDSKITTISLTDRYTELIIISTLRERRLVEHELLSRGREHEEWQRKYVTSELEKIRIDQLFRSSFGHSSLSGTTVVSGVAGIGKTTMVQRMVHEWAAGNIYPQFQFVLHFTFRNLNAINRAVSLTEMVLDQYPYLEKIIEDIWMKPEYLLLVFDGLDEYKHQIDFTGHVAGDVSVNHCVAPDWRCEVFEMVHSLVQQQLLRGCSVLVTSRPTALDSLEKANVNLWAEILGFLADERKEFFRKFFGSEQLATNVFKHVEENEILYTMCYNPSYCWIICSTLGPLFTQLKCKQPLPKTITQLFSIYLSNLLDNHKRDVEDQRMVLQRLGELAYQGVSKRRIVFNENHFIQHQLESSKFISGFMMEILERDDTAKNIVYTFLHLTIQEFLAALAQYLSPKHQNVVEMLHCAFKKDDGRFEIFIRFLVGLSTPTSSRNLEPFLGPLSHHTTCQVIDWLQANVQAEIKNMDRVTGKRKLLNTFHYLSESQNRALVQKTIGSVERLNFGDPNPKNALRLNPMDCFVMSHVVQLCESVMELNLEKCYIQEEGIKRLAPAIHKCKVLRLNDNNIGDTGVNILSASLAHLECKTKRLDLQDNNLTFACIEDLRMAFSQSESLSMLFLDGNKFTDDCIPKMRNFIINCKNLELIQLWRNQFSSDGKKQLRSLRECRAGVRVFV from the exons ATGACGGATGGAGTAAATGTGGGACAAATACAATGTACTTCAATGAAAGGAAGAAGTGGACAAG ACGATGATGGAAAAGGAATTAGTCAATTGCTCAatagttacagtgacagagagttaAACCTGATTACCCGATTCTACTGTGAGAGATTGGAGGATGCAATATTAGACTTGGTGGAGAGCATTGCCCTAACATTAACAGCAACTGATTCATTGAGCAATGGAAATTATGCT TATATCCATAATCTGTCAGAGCATCAACAGAGAAAGGAAGCAGCAAAACATCTTCTGAACACAGTGTCCAAAACCAATGGCTGCAGAGAACGAATATTTTGGGAAACATTGGTGAAAATGCAAGAATCAAAGCCAAAACTGAAACTCATTCTGAAAGAAATTCAGAGCAGAG GTTTTGACTTGCTTTATAATGCACGCATGGGAGAGATGGAAGGAGAGCTATCAGATCACCTCAAAG GTATACAAGATCAACACAAGCAACACCTCCTCCATCAAACCGAGCATGTGGTCAAACACACCATCAAAGGAGACAGCAAAATAACGACCATTTCCCTCACTGATCGATATACAGAGCTTATCATTATTTCCACTCTGCGTGAACGGAGACTAGTGGAACATGAGCTCCTTTCCAGAGGCAGAGAACATGAAGAATGGCAGCGGAAGTACGTCACCAGTGAACTCGAAAAAATCCGGATTGATCAATTATTCAGGAGCAGTTTTGGTCACTCCAGCCTGTCTGGCACCACGGTGGTTAGCGGAGTGGCTGGCATTGGTAAGACAACAATGGTGCAGAGGATGGTCCATGAATGGGCAGCAGGAAACATCTATCCTCAGTTCCAATTTGTTCTACATTTCACATTTCGAAATCTTAATGCCATCAACAGAGCCGTTTCTCTGACTGAAATGGTATTGGATCAGTACCCTTATTtagaaaagataattgaagatATCTGGATGAAACCTGAATATCTTCTCTTGGTTTTTGATGGATTAGATGAGTACAAACACCAGATTGATTTCACTGGCCACGTGGCTGGTGATGTCTCTGTGAATCACTGTGTTGCGCCTGACTGGAGATGTGAAGTTTTTGAAATGGTGCACTCCCTGGTACAGCAACAGCTGCTCAGAGGTTGTTCTGTGCTGGTTACCAGCCGGCCGACTGCCCTTGACTCATTGGAAAAGGCCAATGTCAACCTTTGGGCTGAGATCCTGGGCTTTCTTGCTGATGAAAGAAAAGAGTTTTTCAGAAAGTTTTTTGGCAGTGAGCAACTCGCTACCAATGTCTTCAAACACGTCGAGGAGAATGAGATCCTGTACACCATGTGCTACAACCCTTCATATTGCTGGATCATTTGCTCAACCTTAGGCCCGCTCTTTACACAGCTGAAGTGCAAGCAACCTCTTCCCAAAACCATCACTCAACTTTTCTCCATCTACCTTTCCAATCTCTTGGACAACCACAAGCGAGATGTTGAGGACCAGCGGATGGTTTTACAGCGACTCGGGGAGTTGGCTTACCAGGGAGTTTCGAAAAGGAGAATTGTTTTTAATGAGAATCACTTCATTCAGCATCAGCTGGAGTCCAGCAAATTCATTTCAGGATTCATGATGGAGATCTTGGAAAGGGATGACACAGCTAAAAACATTGTGTACACATTTCTCCACCTTACCATCCAGGAATTCTTGGCCGCCCTGGCTCAGTATTTGAGTCCAAAGCATCAGAACGTGGTGGAAATGCTTCACTGTGCTTTTAAGAAGGATGATGGTCGGTTTGAGATTTTTATTCGATTTTTAGTTGGTCTTTCAACACCCACTTCATCCCGAAATCTGGAACCATTCCTGGGTCCGCTGTCTCATCACACGACCTGTCAGGTGATAGACTGGCTGCAGGCCAATGTTCAGGCAGAAATCAAAAACATGGACAGAGTCACTGGAAAGAGGAAACTGCTGAACACATTCCATTATTTGTCGGAGTCTCAGAATAGAGCTTTAGTTCAGAAGACCATTGGATCAGTGGAACGTTTGAACTTTGGGGACCCCAATCCAAAGAATGCACTGAGATTGAACCCAATGGACTGTTTTGTAATGTCTCATGTTGTACAACTTTGTGAATCAGTGATGGAGTTGAATTTGGAGAAATGTTATATTCAGGAGGAGGGGATCAAACGATTGGCCCCTGCAATCCACAAGTGCAAAGTTCTAAG GCTGAATGACAATAACATTGGAGATACAGGAGTCAACATTTTGTCTGCATCATTGGCGCATTTGGAATGCAAAACAAAGCGATTGGA TTTGCAGGATAACAATCTGACATTTGCTTGCATTGAAGACCTGAGGATGGCATTTAGTCAGAGCGAATCATTGTCAATGCTTTTCCTGGATGGAAATAAATTCACAGATGATTGCATTCCAAAAATGAGAAACTTCATCATCAACTGCAAGAATTTGGAGCTGATTCA ATTATGGAGGAATCAGTTCAGTTCAGATGGAAAGAAGCAGCTCCGATCACTCAGAGAATGCAGGGCTGGTGTCCGAGTATTTGTGTGA